The Trichomycterus rosablanca isolate fTriRos1 chromosome 19, fTriRos1.hap1, whole genome shotgun sequence region gctgaaatgacaataaacctcTCTTGACTTGACTAAATTAATCAGTAGATAATAGAAAGTTCTTGGTTGTATGTTTTGTTTAGCCGATTAAAAACTAGCAAATTAATTTATGAAAGAAAAAAGTGTTCTGTTTAgtaacaaaacatttaaaaaaaaatcattaagatTCAAAGACTATTTGACTTAGACTATTGTGTCTATTTTGTTTTACATGAATAGATGTAGTTAGCTAGTTTCATGTAGAATTTGAATGATTTAATCAATTGTATTGATGTCTTATTTACAATACAGTATaagtatgtaaataaatgtagagttttattgtatcatgtGAATGTTTTGTAACATGAGAAAGATTCTGAATTCTAATCCTATTCTTTCTAATAGATAAACCATTATCGTATTACCCTACCTtgacctaagaaaaaaagtgtgTACTAAGTAGTAATATAGATAGTTAGTACTTATATAGAATTTATATTTATGCATACTTAAAAACCGCGTAGTGTGCAAGTATGCCATTTGAGAACCTAGCCTCCAGCGGCTAGCTAGTTAGCACAGTTAGCCTTGATGTGTTAGTGAGCGGCTAACAGACGGTCTGTGCAGCTCCGTTGCTGCTCTTTTATCGTTTCGTTCTGGCTTGTAATGTTGCTGTTTTACACGTATTGTTGTTCGCTAAGTCGATAAAAGAAACATTAAAAGCAACATTAAAGCTTTTCTTGTGTTTATATGAGAACAGACCGAATGGAAGTTTAGCTTAGCTCTCTAGCGCACTTTTTTTCTTCACCGCTAAGCTAGCTAGCTACTGTTTGGTTAGCTAGCTAGCTTGGCTAGCTCTAGAGCTAAATGCTGCTAACGAGGATGGACCTTTTGAGCCACCAATTTATGGATAAAATGAACAACAACATCGGGACACTTCACTACGATTCATATGATGGTAAATATGAGTCTAATGGACGTGTATAAGCCgtatttattttgctttcttGACGTTTGATCCGAGTGGCTAACTAGCAGTGTGTAGTAAACAACCAATACTTGGTAGAACAAACAACTCTAATAAAACTGCTCGAATTAACTGTTAGAGAATACAAACATGCTGTAATATTAGTTTTAATACTTTTGTGTTTAGTCTGAAcacttttatttagtatttgttgttattttccTTTTAATGAGTCTCTCCCtattgttaaaaataaacttCATTCTTTAGATCATTTGAGAAACTTAGATTTTATTTACAGCTACTTATTAggtgttttaatttgtttattgtttgtatgttaTGTGTGGGTACAAGTCCATTCTATTATTTTAGTatatttgtacatttaaattacaTGAATATCCCATGACCTCCTCTATTATCACTAAAATTAGTTCTAgtcatttttacttttaaatccaAACATGTCAGGTGTTGTGATCGCCCTGACCGTGCACTATACAGTCTGAAGTAAGTGGATTCCTGACTACAaccttgctggacatccctgtTCTATGGAGTTGGCCAATCTTTACAACTATACATTCCTCTACTCTTTGTGAAAGGCTTTCCAGacgattttggagtgtgtctgttggaatttgtgccgcCAAAAGAGaatctgtgaggtcagacactgatgttggataacGAGGCCCGGTTTACAACAGAGGTgttaggtggcacggtggctaagtgggttgtgctgtcgcctcacagcaagaaggtcccaaggtggggcggtcccaggtcctttctgtgtggagtttgcatgttctccccgtgtctgcgtgggtttactccgggtgctctggtttcctcccacagtccaaagacgtgcaagtgaggtaaattggagatacaaaattgtccatgactgtgttatacaacaggtagttccgaccttacaatctgattggttgagaagcgttctaaacgtgctgatattggtgataacagcacggccttttcacaccacaatggtattactccgctgacgcgttgccagtaacgacaagcttcatgcacacaaacgcgcacgcaggcgacaccgactttttttcccggtcgcgttttcaatccgttatctgatctacaatctagcgcactgtgtagggaacataaccaactgtctaattcactatctagtgcactatgtagggaacatatatccatgatctgatacacaatctagtgcactatgtagggaacattaatgtgtttgtaacgcgaacagttagttaagccagttagcagctcctagtagttctgttatcatccatagcctttggtgtgtgcgagaggttttttatttctttttttcccttcggaggttcttgctttcttcttcttctttttcttcttacctccctgaaatgagtttttgcaacttgggatgtctggtttgtagtgttaaactttatattcgttgtggaactactttttggcggaaggtattgtcaatattaaagcatatttaatatgaaattcagggcttctttgatttattttctttctttattttgtaaaaactgttgtataaaagcaatagaacactcgaggtcttgtgttatcgcgaattacacactccctctcgtgttctattgtttaaatgagtaactactgttcctgtcaggaatgtaaccaaagtgtaaaacatgaagatataatcctaataaacaaacaaacaaaacaaatgttcACAGACTAGATTATTAATATTGGAAAGAGTGTCTTTCTTTCCCACTGGTATTTAATTAAGTAATAAGACATTACAAGACCATTCTGAGTCTAATTTTTGATTAAACAGTCAAGGCTTACAGTATAACTTTATTTTCCATTATTAttcaaatgtttttgtattccaaccaaatgtgaagtaaatccaTTTGACCTCATTTTTCTGATTCTTATTACTTAAGTAAATAAGAAGTTATGAGAACTTGTTTCGTGCTTCATAATGAGTTTGCGTGTTCGTTATTGTCTCAGATGATTCAGGGGACTCCAGGATGCACGGCTTGTCCTCATCGACTGGAAACAGCAGGACAGGGACTCCGATCAGTCCCATCAAAAGAAAGTTTGACGACGTGGAAGTTGGGAGCGGCCATGAGTACGAAAATGAACAAATGGCAAAAATGAGCTGCCTGTTTTCATCTCATCTGTAAGTGCACGCTGTGATTAGTTGCCTCTTTTTATGGTTAGCTGGTGGGATGTGACCCAAAAGTGGGTAGTAACCAGGCACAGGGTGGGTCCTCAggctgtgttttcttttattaagaGCCAGGCTTGTGTTTAGCGTTACGCTTTACAAGGCATCACTCGGGTCTGAGTCTTTTCTTAGTAGTCTTAACACTGAACTGTAACAAGCAAGCCAACAGTTAAAATTAAATGAgccaaataaaacacacacacacttatagcaCCGTGGTAAAGCAGTTtggtaaatgttcttttttaaaacaaagacgGTTTTTAAGAAAGCATCACATTTGGGGAGTTTTAATAGTACGAAAAACACAGCCAAAGCATTTCTGATAGAAAGTGACATGCTTTTTGTGCCTAAAACCTTGAAGATCTCTAAATCTTTGTGCTTTGCTTCACTGTTATAaagaattatataataattaatcacAGATTAGATTAACACAGCTGGGGAATGAAACACTCACTGCACTGAACCTGCTTTTTGGATAAACATTTAGTTCTGTTGTGTATAATTACTAAAATATTTAGTGCGATACATTTTGTTAGATTGATATCTTATTACTTCACATTCACCTAAACTTAGTTTTATTTTCTAACAGACTACTGAGGTCTCTGTTTATAATGTTCCAGACTCCGTTCCGCATTTAAGGCACTAAATCTGCATCTAATTACTAAAGTGCAGAAATTCCTAaatcttgtttttattattttttaggatATTATTTTAGTAAATGCTTGGGTGGCAGAGCTGTAAATTAAGCTTTTCcattactgctgagatccagggttttaATCTCAGGTGTGCTTCTAGCCTGTCTCGAGTATAAACAGTCAGTGCAGATCCCAAGCTCATATAGAATTAGGTGGGTTGTGTCAGAAAGGCCATCTGACACACAACCATAAAGCCAGCACTGCATTAAGTGGATTGGTTTGCTTGAGCTTTGCTTTTTAAgacattttggagtgtgtctgtggaaatttgtgcaaCTTTAATTAGTCTTTTGGTCATTTTTAGGTCAGAtaaaaaggcctggcttgcaatcggCAAGTCAATTCATCCTGAAGGTGTTAAGTtctgagctctgtgcaggccactgaactTGTcgaatcatgtctgtatagagcttgcttcgtgcacagggacacaatcatgctggaacaggaaagggccttccctaaatcaTAATGTTGCTTTATTTAATTGAGTTGAGATTTGTTCATTGAACTGAATTTGGAAGGATGTGCACAAACGTAATAATGAAGGCCAGTGCAGTTCCTGAGGAAAGACCAGTAGATGAAAGAGCAGGTCTGCTGTACCTGAGCTCGCCCCGCCTTATAAACAAAATTCCCAGCAGTCTCAGAATAATTTCAGCTCTCGGTACTTTAAACGTTATTGAACATTCTTGTGTTTCTCCGCCTGATTGCATTTCCTGTCGTTTCCATCTTAAGGGGAAATCCTGTGGATGGAGACAGCAGGCAGGAACCCTGGATTCACGTCCACAACCCCTTCGAGCACGCTCCCTCCGCCATCAGTGGCCTTCACACCGGCCGGCTGTACCCTCCGTTCTCCATTTACGCCATGGAGCAGCCGCTCGCCTTGACCAAAAACAGCATGGACGCCACCAGGTCTCCCGCGCTCCCTTCGCTTGGGACTGCAGAACGGCAGCAGGTGTGTAGGAGAAGGCAAACAAGGTTTTCACTGCATTAAACTGGCATTTAGAATTCCTCAACACTAAACGAGCCGTAACACAGCCGAACACAGACACTAAACATGCCGTAACACAGCCGAACACAGGCACTAAACAAGCCGGAACACAGACACTAAACGAGCCGTAACACAGCCGAACACAGACACTAAATGTGCCATAACACAGCCGAACACAGACACTAAACATGCCGTAACACAGCCGAACACAGACACTAAACATGCCGTAACACAGCCGAACACAGGCACTAAACATGCCGTAACACAGCCGAACACAGGCACTAAACATGCCGTAACACAGCCGAACACAGGCACTAAACAAGCCGGAACACAGACACTAAACGAGCCGGAACACAGCCGAACACAGACACTAAATGTGCCGTAACACAGCCGAACACAGACACTAAACATGCCGTAACACAGCCGAACACAGACACTAAACATGCCGTAACACAGCCGAACACAGGCACTAAACAAGCCGGAACACAGACACTAAACGAGCCGGAACACAGCCGAACACAGACACTAAATGTGCCGTAACACAGCCGAACACAGACACTAAACATGCCGTAACACAGCCGAACACAGACACTAAACATGCCGTAACACAGCCGAACACAGACACTAAATGTGCCGTAACACAGCCGAACACAGACACTAAATGTGCCGTAACACAGCCCGAACACAGACACTAAACGAGCCGGAACAAAGACACTAAACATGCCGTAACACAGCCGAACACAGACACTAAATGTGCT contains the following coding sequences:
- the vgll4a gene encoding transcription cofactor vestigial-like protein 4; this translates as MLLTRMDLLSHQFMDKMNNNIGTLHYDSYDDDSGDSRMHGLSSSTGNSRTGTPISPIKRKFDDVEVGSGHEYENEQMAKMSCLFSSHLGNPVDGDSRQEPWIHVHNPFEHAPSAISGLHTGRLYPPFSIYAMEQPLALTKNSMDATRSPALPSLGTAERQQNRPSVITCAPASNRTCNLSNCHMSPNGFSSGVTSMKSKANANAACDPVIEEHFRRSLGNIYQEPEAASNSVSITGSVDDHFAQALGETWLQIKAKGSGSRSPESTS